In the Magnetospira sp. QH-2 genome, one interval contains:
- a CDS encoding type II toxin-antitoxin system HicA family toxin: MDSRDIIKKIKKDGWVKVAQQGSHSQFKHPIKPGRVTVPHPKRDLPIGTIISIEKQAGIRLR; encoded by the coding sequence ATGGATAGTCGGGACATCATTAAGAAGATTAAGAAAGACGGCTGGGTAAAGGTCGCGCAGCAAGGGTCTCATTCCCAGTTCAAGCACCCGATCAAACCCGGTCGCGTCACGGTTCCACATCCCAAAAGAGACCTTCCAATCGGCACGATCATCAGCATCGAAAAACAAGCCGGGATCCGGCTTCGGTAG
- a CDS encoding LysE family translocator, whose protein sequence is MPDLLLFFVTSAVIALTPGPSWIYVISRTVTQGSAAGLAAVAGNTTGIAVHTIGVALGLSLLIRESATAFLVLKVVGVFYLIYLALRTLRRGIRTDGAQPRSGGLTMIFAEAVMVNVTNPKVALLFIALLPHFIDPAGAVLFQMLLLGAVHMAVATIVTTGLVILAKKLRTALVGGGRGERLFRWGAGSALLLLAGKLAFAARG, encoded by the coding sequence ATGCCCGATCTTTTATTGTTTTTTGTCACCTCCGCCGTCATCGCCCTGACTCCCGGGCCAAGCTGGATCTATGTGATCAGCCGCACGGTGACACAAGGCTCGGCGGCGGGATTGGCGGCGGTGGCGGGCAATACCACGGGCATCGCCGTGCATACCATTGGCGTGGCCTTGGGCCTGAGCCTATTGATCCGGGAATCGGCAACCGCCTTTCTGGTGCTCAAGGTGGTTGGGGTGTTCTACCTGATCTATCTGGCCCTGCGCACCCTGCGCCGGGGCATTCGCACCGACGGGGCTCAACCACGCTCCGGCGGGCTAACCATGATCTTCGCCGAGGCGGTGATGGTCAATGTGACCAATCCCAAGGTGGCGCTGCTGTTCATTGCCCTGCTGCCGCACTTCATCGATCCGGCAGGGGCGGTTCTGTTTCAGATGCTGCTGCTGGGCGCCGTGCATATGGCCGTGGCCACCATCGTCACCACCGGCCTGGTGATCCTGGCCAAGAAACTGCGTACCGCCCTGGTTGGCGGCGGCCGCGGCGAACGGCTGTTCCGCTGGGGGGCCGGGAGCGCGTTGTTGTTGCTGGCCGGGAAGCTGGCATTCGCGGCGCGGGGATGA
- a CDS encoding primosomal protein N' — MSESVPSYCPGDLVAVMLPLPIDGPYDYRVPDGMQLTDGSLVRVPLGGRRESGVVWGPGSGELPPSKIRDILERHHPPAFSPRLRRFIEWVGGYCLARPGAVLRMAISVPEALDPPKPTAAVAAAPQWPESLKPTAARQRVMEELRHGPPRPMAELARQSGVSPGVVKGLRDAGALISLVLEPPPPFDLPDPNRGGPTLSKAQATAGTELAGRLGDGYSCTLLDGVPGSGKTEVYFEALAEALRRDEQVLVLLPEIALSAQWLDRFKQRFGCAPAVWHSDLTQATRRATWRAVAFGEARVVVGARSALFLPFPKLGLIVVDEEHDSSFKQGDGTIYNGRDMAVVRAHLEKRPIILASATPSLETVTNAREGRYRLLHLPERHGGALMPRLEVVDLTRDRPARDMWLSAALREAVEQTLVDGDQAMLFLNRRGYAPLTLCRACGQRLQCPHCTAWLVEHRLAGRLQCHHCGHQAPLPKACPGCGAEDTLAACGPGVERLAEEAAALFPQARQALAVSDTITHPRAAADLVARLERREVDLLIGTQIVAKGYHFPHLTLVGVVDGDLGLAGGDLRAAERTFQLLYQVAGRAGRESKPGRVLLQTALPNHPVMEALAAGDRDGFVAAESAAREAAGMPPFGRLAALILSATNESAVDDAAAALARAAPHGPGITVLGPAPAPLALLRGRHRRRLLLKVGRDVGLQPILRRWIASVRKIKGVRVQVDVDPYGFL; from the coding sequence ATGAGCGAATCGGTTCCCTCCTATTGTCCCGGCGATCTGGTGGCTGTCATGCTGCCGCTGCCCATTGATGGTCCTTATGACTATCGGGTGCCTGACGGCATGCAACTGACCGATGGGTCGCTGGTGCGGGTGCCCTTGGGCGGACGGCGGGAATCGGGCGTGGTCTGGGGGCCCGGGTCGGGCGAACTGCCGCCGTCGAAGATTCGCGATATTCTCGAGCGCCACCACCCGCCGGCCTTTTCTCCCCGCCTGCGGCGATTCATTGAGTGGGTAGGCGGGTATTGTCTGGCCCGACCCGGCGCGGTCCTGCGCATGGCCATCAGCGTCCCCGAAGCGCTGGACCCGCCCAAGCCCACCGCCGCCGTGGCCGCGGCGCCCCAATGGCCCGAGTCTCTGAAGCCAACCGCTGCCCGGCAACGGGTCATGGAAGAATTACGTCACGGACCACCGCGTCCCATGGCTGAGTTGGCCCGCCAGTCCGGTGTGTCGCCGGGGGTGGTCAAGGGATTGCGGGATGCCGGAGCCCTGATTTCGTTAGTCCTTGAGCCGCCACCGCCTTTCGATTTGCCTGACCCGAATCGAGGTGGACCCACATTGTCCAAGGCCCAGGCAACGGCGGGCACGGAACTGGCCGGACGATTGGGGGATGGCTACAGTTGCACGCTGCTTGATGGCGTGCCCGGCTCAGGCAAGACCGAGGTCTATTTCGAGGCCCTGGCCGAAGCCCTGCGACGAGATGAGCAGGTCCTGGTTCTGCTGCCGGAAATCGCTCTGTCGGCCCAATGGCTGGATCGTTTCAAGCAACGCTTCGGCTGCGCCCCGGCGGTCTGGCATTCGGATTTGACTCAGGCCACCCGACGCGCCACTTGGCGGGCGGTGGCGTTCGGCGAGGCGCGGGTGGTGGTGGGGGCGCGCTCGGCGTTGTTTCTGCCCTTTCCCAAGCTGGGCTTGATCGTCGTCGACGAGGAGCACGATTCGTCGTTCAAACAAGGTGACGGCACGATCTACAACGGCCGTGACATGGCGGTGGTGCGGGCGCACCTGGAAAAACGGCCCATCATCCTGGCCTCGGCCACACCCTCCTTGGAAACGGTGACCAATGCCCGCGAGGGCCGTTATCGGCTGCTGCATTTGCCCGAGCGCCACGGCGGTGCGCTGATGCCCCGCCTGGAGGTTGTCGACCTGACCCGCGACCGCCCGGCGCGGGATATGTGGCTGTCGGCGGCCCTACGCGAGGCGGTGGAGCAAACCCTGGTCGATGGGGATCAGGCCATGCTGTTTCTCAATCGCCGGGGGTACGCGCCGCTGACTCTGTGCCGGGCCTGTGGCCAGAGACTGCAATGCCCCCATTGCACCGCCTGGCTGGTGGAACATCGTCTGGCGGGTCGCCTGCAATGTCATCACTGCGGTCATCAGGCCCCGCTGCCCAAGGCCTGCCCCGGTTGTGGGGCCGAGGACACGCTCGCGGCCTGCGGACCGGGGGTGGAGCGGTTGGCAGAGGAGGCCGCCGCCTTGTTTCCCCAGGCCCGTCAGGCCCTCGCCGTCAGCGATACCATCACCCATCCCCGTGCCGCCGCCGATCTGGTGGCCCGGCTGGAACGGCGCGAGGTGGACCTGCTCATCGGCACCCAGATCGTCGCCAAGGGCTATCACTTTCCCCATCTGACCCTGGTCGGGGTGGTCGATGGGGATTTGGGTTTGGCGGGCGGCGATTTGCGTGCCGCCGAGCGCACCTTCCAGCTGCTCTATCAGGTGGCCGGGCGGGCCGGAAGAGAAAGCAAGCCGGGCCGGGTCTTGTTACAGACCGCGCTGCCCAATCATCCGGTGATGGAGGCCCTGGCGGCCGGCGATCGGGATGGCTTCGTGGCGGCAGAATCGGCGGCCCGCGAGGCGGCAGGGATGCCGCCCTTTGGCCGCCTGGCGGCCCTGATTCTATCCGCGACAAATGAATCGGCGGTGGATGACGCCGCCGCTGCCCTGGCCCGCGCGGCGCCGCATGGTCCGGGAATCACGGTGCTGGGTCCCGCCCCGGCACCGTTGGCTTTATTGCGCGGCCGCCATCGCCGCCGACTCTTGTTGAAAGTGGGGCGGGACGTCGGACTACAGCCGATATTGCGCCGCTGGATCGCTTCGGTCCGCAAGATCAAAGGGGTGCGGGTGCAAGTGGACGTGGACCCCTACGGATTTTTGTGA
- a CDS encoding F0F1 ATP synthase subunit gamma yields MANLKDLRIRIASVKSTKKITSAMKMVAASKLRRAQTQAEEARPYATRMERMLGSLAHSTAGMDGAPKLLAGTGNDNVHMLVAFTSDRGLCGGFNSSIVREVRRRVLELEGEGKEVKLMCVGRKASDALRREFGRLIVGEVTGIASKKGIPFTEAQQVSQNLRDMYERGEFDICTIYYNRFKSAISQVVTPQQIIPFPVPEKEVVDTSDGPKAVYIYEPEEEQILAALLPRNLSVQVYRAMLENNASEQGARMTAMDNATRNAGDMIDSLTMTYNRTRQAVITSELIEIISGAEAL; encoded by the coding sequence ATGGCCAACCTCAAGGACCTCAGAATTCGGATCGCTTCGGTCAAGTCGACCAAGAAGATCACCTCGGCCATGAAAATGGTTGCCGCCTCGAAATTACGGCGCGCCCAGACTCAGGCCGAAGAAGCACGTCCCTATGCCACGCGCATGGAACGCATGCTCGGGTCCCTGGCCCATAGCACCGCCGGCATGGATGGCGCACCGAAATTGCTTGCCGGAACCGGCAATGACAATGTCCATATGCTGGTTGCCTTTACTTCCGACCGCGGACTGTGTGGCGGCTTTAATTCGTCCATTGTGCGCGAGGTTCGCCGTCGGGTTCTGGAATTGGAAGGCGAGGGCAAGGAAGTCAAGCTGATGTGTGTCGGCCGCAAGGCCTCGGATGCCCTACGCCGGGAATTCGGTCGCTTGATTGTCGGGGAAGTAACCGGGATCGCCAGCAAAAAAGGCATTCCCTTTACCGAAGCCCAGCAGGTTTCCCAAAACCTCCGCGACATGTACGAGCGCGGCGAGTTTGATATCTGCACGATCTACTACAACCGTTTCAAATCGGCCATCTCTCAGGTGGTGACACCGCAGCAGATCATCCCTTTCCCGGTCCCGGAAAAAGAAGTGGTCGATACGTCGGATGGCCCGAAAGCGGTCTATATCTATGAGCCGGAAGAGGAACAAATTCTCGCCGCGCTGTTACCCAGAAATCTATCCGTTCAGGTCTACCGTGCCATGTTGGAGAACAATGCCTCCGAACAGGGCGCGCGCATGACCGCCATGGACAATGCCACGCGGAACGCGGGCGACATGATCGACAGCCTGACCATGACCTACAACCGGACCCGTCAGGCGGTCATTACGAGTGAGCTTATTGAAATCATTTCCGGTGCCGAAGCGCTGTAG
- a CDS encoding regulatory protein RecX translates to MMIILRPSAALRKTMAAGYDWPMSGQRKIPREATPERLEKAALHYLERYASSIENLRRVLMRRVRTSAHYHGTDLEQGAAAIDAIIEKLVKKGFLNDALYAEGRVAALRRRGTAERMIVLKLKEKGLDNETIRQALDRWAEDQGTEEGEFAAAVNLARRRRLGPWRDPAKRSDTRDKDWAALARAGFSPDLARKVVDAESVEILENGESD, encoded by the coding sequence ATGATGATCATCCTGCGCCCATCAGCCGCCCTTCGCAAGACGATGGCGGCGGGCTATGATTGGCCCATGAGCGGACAACGGAAAATTCCCCGGGAAGCCACCCCGGAACGGCTGGAAAAAGCAGCGCTTCACTACCTGGAGCGCTATGCCTCGTCCATCGAAAACTTACGCCGGGTGCTCATGCGGCGGGTGCGGACATCGGCCCACTACCATGGCACGGACCTGGAACAGGGCGCCGCGGCCATTGACGCCATCATTGAGAAGCTGGTCAAGAAGGGGTTTCTCAATGATGCCCTCTATGCCGAAGGCCGGGTCGCCGCCCTACGCCGACGCGGCACCGCCGAGCGCATGATCGTTCTCAAGCTGAAGGAAAAAGGCTTGGACAACGAGACCATCCGTCAAGCCCTCGACCGCTGGGCGGAAGACCAGGGAACCGAGGAAGGAGAATTCGCCGCCGCCGTCAACCTGGCCCGCCGCCGCCGTCTTGGGCCTTGGCGCGATCCGGCCAAACGGAGCGATACCCGGGACAAGGATTGGGCAGCCCTGGCCCGGGCCGGATTTTCACCGGATCTAGCCCGAAAAGTGGTGGATGCGGAGTCGGTCGAGATTCTGGAAAATGGAGAGTCCGATTAA
- a CDS encoding DUF2937 family protein, producing MIREFFAIFFAVFFGMAFSQVPPLIQQYEQRLGGAVGELTTLADQYAENANRSNLTLGTYVSRHMVNPDPVMQKTGRTMRRSLDRLDALERGMDALDRAPIWKKPWVLVQNNDQQIMQDTWSKFAFTLTIDLRFGAVGVLFGFLFNHFLVMLLRPPQSRGYL from the coding sequence ATGATCCGGGAATTTTTCGCCATCTTTTTTGCCGTATTTTTTGGCATGGCTTTCAGTCAGGTACCACCGCTCATCCAGCAATACGAACAGCGCCTGGGCGGTGCCGTGGGCGAACTGACCACCCTGGCCGACCAGTATGCGGAAAATGCCAATCGCTCCAACCTGACCCTTGGCACTTATGTCAGCCGCCATATGGTCAACCCGGACCCGGTGATGCAAAAGACCGGTCGCACCATGCGTCGCTCTCTGGATCGCCTGGACGCCCTGGAGCGTGGCATGGATGCCCTGGATCGGGCGCCAATTTGGAAGAAACCCTGGGTGTTGGTTCAAAACAATGATCAGCAGATCATGCAGGATACCTGGTCGAAATTCGCCTTCACCCTGACCATCGATTTGCGCTTTGGCGCCGTCGGGGTATTGTTCGGCTTCCTGTTCAACCACTTCCTGGTGATGCTGCTCAGACCGCCCCAGTCGCGGGGATATCTGTGA
- a CDS encoding type II toxin-antitoxin system HicB family antitoxin, with amino-acid sequence MNRQYPAVIHRDEGSDYGVSFPDFPGCVSAGSTIEQAVAEGMVALSLHVSGMAEDGEAFPDPTPADQVLKGAHREGFISLVMIPVNLPARAKRYNVMLPEDLVEQADLIAPNRSAYLTEALRAKLATDLAGNSHRGGALVLERQAHSGRVRSVKHPVRKSATNSAV; translated from the coding sequence ATGAATCGCCAGTATCCCGCCGTTATCCATCGTGACGAAGGTAGCGACTATGGCGTTTCGTTTCCGGATTTTCCGGGCTGCGTCAGCGCCGGGTCGACCATTGAACAGGCCGTCGCCGAGGGGATGGTTGCGCTTTCTTTGCATGTATCTGGAATGGCCGAGGATGGCGAAGCTTTCCCCGATCCGACCCCGGCAGACCAGGTTCTTAAAGGCGCACACCGGGAAGGATTTATCAGTCTTGTCATGATCCCGGTGAACCTGCCTGCGCGTGCCAAACGCTACAACGTGATGTTACCGGAAGATCTGGTCGAGCAAGCCGACTTGATTGCCCCCAACCGATCCGCCTACCTCACCGAAGCCTTGCGCGCCAAACTGGCCACCGACCTTGCGGGGAATAGCCATCGTGGTGGCGCCCTTGTTCTGGAAAGGCAAGCACATTCAGGTCGGGTCAGGTCAGTAAAACATCCTGTCCGGAAATCGGCCACCAATTCCGCCGTCTAG
- the atpA gene encoding F0F1 ATP synthase subunit alpha, with translation MEIRAAEISAILKKQIENFGTEADVAEVGQVLAVGDGIARVHGLDNVQAGEMVEFPGGIKGMALNLEEDNVGVVVFGEDRTIKEGDTVKRTGAIVDTPVGKGLLGRVVDGLGDPIDGKGPIDSDVRMPVDVKAPGIIPRKSVHEPMQTGLKAIDSLIPVGRGQRELIIGDRQTGKTAIIIDTIINQARINAEATDEKDKLYCIYVAIGQKRSTVAQIVKMLEDNNAMDTAIVVAATASDPAPMQFLAPFTGCTMGEFFRDNGMHAVIFYDDLSKQAVAYRQMSLLLRRPPGREAYPGDVFFLHSRLLERAAKMNEDSGAGSLTALPVIETQASDVSAYIPTNVISITDGQIFLETELFYSGIRPAVNVGISVSRVGSAAQVKAMKKVAGSIKLELAQYREMAAFAQFASDLDPATQKLLARGARLTEVLKQGQFQPLPVEEQVVSIFSGVKGYLDDIDTKDVTRFEQGLLDDVREKGQSILKTIREEKDISDDTEGKLKAFIEDYAKSFA, from the coding sequence ATGGAAATCAGGGCCGCTGAAATTTCCGCCATTCTGAAAAAGCAGATTGAAAACTTCGGAACCGAGGCGGATGTCGCCGAAGTGGGTCAGGTTCTAGCCGTTGGCGACGGCATTGCCCGCGTCCATGGTCTGGACAACGTCCAGGCCGGTGAGATGGTCGAATTCCCCGGGGGCATCAAAGGCATGGCCCTGAACCTGGAAGAAGACAACGTCGGCGTGGTGGTGTTCGGCGAAGACCGCACCATTAAGGAAGGCGACACCGTGAAGCGGACCGGCGCCATCGTCGATACGCCGGTGGGCAAGGGTTTGCTGGGCCGGGTGGTTGACGGCCTGGGCGATCCCATCGACGGCAAGGGCCCCATCGACAGCGATGTGCGCATGCCGGTGGATGTCAAAGCCCCGGGCATTATCCCCCGCAAGTCGGTGCATGAACCCATGCAGACCGGCCTCAAGGCCATTGATAGCCTGATCCCGGTCGGTCGCGGCCAGCGCGAGTTGATCATTGGCGACCGCCAGACCGGCAAAACGGCGATCATCATCGATACCATCATCAATCAGGCTCGCATCAATGCCGAGGCCACGGATGAAAAAGATAAGCTTTACTGCATCTATGTAGCCATCGGGCAGAAGCGCTCCACCGTGGCGCAGATCGTGAAGATGCTGGAAGACAACAACGCTATGGATACCGCCATCGTGGTGGCCGCCACGGCGTCGGATCCGGCCCCTATGCAGTTCCTGGCCCCCTTTACCGGCTGCACCATGGGTGAGTTCTTCCGCGACAATGGCATGCATGCGGTGATCTTCTATGACGATCTGTCCAAGCAGGCCGTTGCTTATCGCCAGATGTCGCTGCTGCTGCGTCGCCCGCCGGGCCGCGAAGCCTACCCGGGTGACGTGTTCTTCCTGCACTCCCGTCTGCTGGAGCGCGCCGCGAAGATGAACGAAGACAGCGGTGCCGGGTCCCTGACCGCGCTGCCGGTCATCGAGACCCAGGCCTCGGACGTGTCGGCCTATATCCCGACCAACGTGATTTCCATTACCGATGGTCAGATCTTCCTGGAAACCGAGCTGTTCTATTCGGGCATCCGCCCGGCGGTGAACGTCGGTATCTCGGTGTCCCGCGTGGGTTCCGCCGCGCAGGTCAAGGCGATGAAGAAAGTGGCCGGGTCGATCAAGCTGGAATTGGCTCAGTACCGCGAAATGGCGGCCTTCGCCCAATTCGCCTCGGACCTGGATCCGGCGACCCAGAAGCTTCTTGCCCGCGGTGCCCGTTTGACCGAAGTACTCAAGCAAGGGCAGTTCCAACCGCTGCCGGTGGAAGAACAGGTGGTTTCCATCTTCTCCGGCGTGAAAGGCTATCTGGACGACATCGACACCAAGGACGTCACCCGCTTCGAGCAGGGATTGTTGGACGATGTGCGCGAAAAGGGCCAAAGCATTTTGAAAACCATCCGTGAGGAGAAAGACATCTCCGACGACACGGAGGGCAAGCTGAAAGCCTTTATCGAGGACTACGCCAAGTCTTTCGCCTAA
- a CDS encoding ABC transporter permease yields MTQPLPAPRPPMGAVNWIGLWTLFLREVRRFTKVHFQTIGAPVVTALLFLAIFALAMGRAVTEVNGVPFMTFLAPGLIMMTVAQNAFANTSSSVIISKVQGNIVDVLLPPLTPVELALGLALGGVVRGLAVGLAVAVAMAFFVDMGIHHMGWILFHGLMASMMLSLLGLIGGIWADKFDHMAAVTNFIITPLSFLSGTFYSVERLPETFRALAHANPFFYMIDGFRYGFIGQSDAPLALGAAVLIGVNLVLWLTVHRMISTGYKLKT; encoded by the coding sequence ATGACTCAGCCTCTGCCTGCCCCGCGCCCGCCCATGGGCGCTGTCAATTGGATCGGTCTTTGGACCTTGTTCCTGCGCGAGGTGCGGCGGTTTACCAAGGTGCATTTTCAAACCATCGGCGCTCCGGTGGTCACGGCCTTACTGTTCCTGGCCATTTTCGCCCTGGCCATGGGCCGCGCGGTGACCGAGGTCAACGGCGTGCCTTTCATGACCTTTTTGGCCCCGGGATTGATTATGATGACGGTCGCGCAGAACGCTTTCGCCAATACATCATCCTCGGTCATCATCTCCAAGGTCCAAGGCAATATCGTTGATGTGCTTTTGCCGCCACTGACCCCTGTGGAACTGGCCTTGGGTCTGGCCCTGGGCGGCGTGGTGCGCGGGTTGGCCGTGGGGCTGGCGGTGGCGGTGGCCATGGCCTTTTTCGTCGATATGGGCATCCACCACATGGGCTGGATTCTATTTCACGGGCTGATGGCCTCCATGATGTTGTCGCTGTTGGGGCTGATCGGCGGCATCTGGGCCGACAAGTTCGACCATATGGCGGCGGTGACCAATTTCATCATCACGCCGCTGTCGTTTTTGTCGGGCACGTTCTATTCGGTGGAGCGCCTGCCCGAGACCTTCCGCGCCCTGGCCCATGCCAATCCGTTCTTCTATATGATTGATGGCTTTCGCTACGGCTTCATTGGCCAATCGGATGCCCCGCTGGCCCTGGGCGCGGCCGTGCTGATCGGCGTCAATCTGGTGCTCTGGCTGACTGTGCACCGGATGATTTCGACGGGATACAAATTGAAGACGTGA
- a CDS encoding F0F1 ATP synthase subunit delta: MSSADTAVTGLAGRYATALFELAEEGSVLDSVAENLAQLQAMFDESAELRRIIQSPVISRAEQSAVMAALVEKAEMAELTRNFVGLVAQKRRLAALPRIIRAYQALLAAKRGETTAQVVAAKSLTAKQTESLTATLKKGMGKDVSVDVTVNPDLLGGMIVKVGSRMIDSSLRTKLEQLRLTMKGVA; this comes from the coding sequence TTGTCGTCCGCTGATACAGCCGTAACCGGACTCGCGGGGCGTTATGCCACAGCGCTTTTTGAACTGGCCGAAGAAGGCTCGGTTCTCGACTCGGTGGCCGAAAATCTCGCTCAGCTCCAGGCTATGTTCGACGAAAGCGCCGAACTACGCCGAATCATCCAATCTCCCGTTATCTCTAGGGCCGAACAAAGCGCCGTCATGGCCGCTCTTGTCGAAAAGGCCGAGATGGCGGAACTGACCCGCAATTTTGTCGGGTTGGTGGCGCAAAAGCGGCGCCTTGCCGCTTTACCGCGCATCATCCGTGCCTACCAAGCCTTGCTCGCCGCCAAGCGCGGAGAGACCACGGCTCAGGTGGTCGCGGCCAAATCCTTGACCGCCAAGCAAACCGAATCCCTGACCGCAACCTTGAAAAAAGGCATGGGCAAAGACGTTTCCGTCGATGTCACGGTCAATCCGGACTTGCTCGGGGGCATGATCGTCAAAGTGGGTTCTCGTATGATCGATAGCTCGCTCCGCACAAAACTTGAACAGCTCCGGCTGACTATGAAGGGTGTCGCGTGA
- a CDS encoding tyrosine recombinase XerC, translating into MHYNAAEDLRAAIAAWHAWLADEKRVSAHTSSNYGRDLGFFLAFIGEYREVVPDMALLDKLEPMDFRAWLSRRMGDGLSKSSTARALSALRSFFRFLERRGWIGSSAVHALRTPKLPHSVPKPLAPNDAIEMVEAIGDLALNEWEGKRDVAVLTLLYGCGLRISEALTLNRNQIPKGEVLRVTGKGNKQRLVPLLPVVVEAVRDYVDACPHHLEPDGPLFVGARGKRLRAEIIQKQVRGTRILLGLPDTATPHALRHSFATHLLAGGGDLRTIQELLGHASLSTTQRYTEVDREQLIRVYEDAHPRAR; encoded by the coding sequence ATGCATTACAACGCCGCCGAGGATCTGCGCGCCGCCATCGCCGCCTGGCATGCCTGGCTGGCCGATGAAAAACGGGTCTCGGCCCATACGTCCAGCAACTATGGCCGCGACCTGGGCTTTTTCCTCGCCTTTATCGGCGAGTACCGGGAAGTGGTCCCCGACATGGCCTTGCTCGATAAGCTGGAGCCCATGGATTTCCGCGCTTGGCTGTCGCGGCGCATGGGCGATGGTCTGTCCAAGTCCTCCACTGCCCGGGCGCTGTCGGCGCTGCGCTCGTTTTTCCGGTTTTTGGAGCGGCGGGGCTGGATCGGCAGCAGCGCCGTGCATGCCCTGCGCACACCCAAGCTGCCCCATTCGGTGCCCAAGCCTCTGGCCCCGAACGATGCCATCGAGATGGTCGAGGCCATTGGCGATCTGGCGCTGAATGAATGGGAAGGCAAGCGCGACGTGGCGGTACTGACCTTGCTCTATGGCTGTGGCCTGCGAATCTCCGAAGCCCTCACGCTCAATCGCAATCAGATTCCCAAGGGCGAGGTCCTGCGGGTCACCGGTAAGGGTAACAAGCAACGGCTGGTTCCCTTGTTGCCGGTGGTGGTCGAGGCGGTGCGGGATTACGTGGACGCCTGCCCCCATCACCTGGAGCCCGATGGGCCGCTGTTTGTCGGCGCCCGGGGCAAGCGGTTGCGGGCGGAGATCATCCAAAAGCAGGTTCGCGGCACACGTATTCTGCTCGGCTTGCCCGATACGGCGACGCCCCATGCCCTGCGGCATTCCTTTGCCACCCATTTGCTGGCCGGAGGCGGCGACTTGCGTACCATTCAAGAACTGCTCGGCCATGCGTCGCTATCGACCACCCAACGCTACACGGAGGTGGACCGGGAACAGCTCATTCGGGTCTATGAGGATGCCCATCCCCGGGCGCGTTGA